One Nocardioides aromaticivorans genomic window carries:
- a CDS encoding flavin monoamine oxidase family protein: protein MLSSDALALGRRGLLAGGAVALGALATDALEAEVNAATLSGSLPRKVDVVVVGGGIAGLVTADRIARRGRSVLVVEARDRVGGRVLNHGLRTGGTIEAGGAFIGPTQNHIKALADELGIATFKEYVDGNNVYVSSNPLVGRQEFKGTVPPDPTILLDAALALTRLDEMAAEVPVDAPWAHPKAAQWDAITLGQWLSSNTLNSKGIDNLIKSWTQPGFGADPDQLSLLYVLHYIACSGNETHVGTFERNSDTAGGAQESRFVGGSQRVPLALARKLGDRVALAAAVTRIEHVDGRAVVHTTRGRVAARRVVVAAPPKQVLDIALPGMPAGRRTLLSKMQMGRLMKCDAVYEKPFWREDGLSGFGLADSGAVRVAFDNGVRNTGHGILLAFVGGSTWRQYGSLSRAERRAAVLQGFARMFGDKALKPIEYTEHDWTHERWTRGGPVAIYPPRVMATYGHHIHRPYGRVHWAGTETSTYWTGYMDGAVRSGKRAAVEVLEKL, encoded by the coding sequence TTGCTCTCCTCCGACGCACTCGCCCTGGGTCGCCGCGGCCTGCTCGCCGGTGGCGCGGTCGCCCTCGGGGCCCTCGCCACGGACGCCCTCGAGGCCGAGGTCAACGCCGCCACCCTGAGCGGCTCGCTGCCCCGCAAGGTCGACGTCGTGGTCGTCGGTGGCGGCATCGCCGGCCTGGTGACCGCCGACCGGATCGCCCGCCGCGGCCGCTCGGTCCTCGTCGTCGAGGCCCGCGACCGGGTCGGCGGCCGGGTCCTCAACCACGGCCTGCGCACCGGCGGCACCATCGAGGCCGGCGGCGCCTTCATCGGCCCCACGCAGAACCACATCAAGGCGCTCGCCGACGAGCTCGGCATCGCCACCTTCAAGGAGTACGTCGACGGCAACAACGTCTACGTCTCGTCGAACCCGCTGGTGGGACGCCAGGAGTTCAAGGGCACCGTGCCGCCGGACCCGACGATCCTGCTCGACGCCGCGCTCGCGCTGACGCGGCTCGACGAGATGGCCGCCGAGGTGCCGGTCGACGCGCCCTGGGCCCACCCCAAGGCCGCCCAGTGGGACGCGATCACCCTCGGTCAGTGGCTCAGCAGCAACACCCTCAACAGCAAGGGCATCGACAACCTGATCAAGTCGTGGACCCAGCCCGGGTTCGGCGCCGACCCCGACCAGCTCTCGCTGCTCTACGTCCTGCACTACATCGCCTGCTCGGGCAACGAGACCCACGTCGGCACCTTCGAGCGCAACTCCGACACCGCCGGTGGCGCGCAGGAGAGCCGGTTCGTCGGGGGCTCCCAGCGGGTGCCGCTCGCCCTCGCGCGCAAGCTCGGCGACCGGGTCGCGCTGGCGGCCGCGGTCACGCGGATCGAGCACGTCGACGGCCGCGCCGTCGTGCACACCACGCGCGGGCGGGTCGCGGCCCGCCGGGTCGTGGTCGCCGCCCCGCCGAAGCAGGTGCTCGACATCGCCCTGCCCGGCATGCCGGCCGGGCGTCGTACCCTCCTGTCGAAGATGCAGATGGGTCGCCTGATGAAGTGCGACGCCGTCTACGAGAAGCCGTTCTGGCGCGAGGACGGGCTCAGCGGCTTCGGCCTCGCCGACTCCGGCGCGGTCCGGGTCGCCTTCGACAACGGCGTGCGCAACACCGGCCACGGCATCCTGCTGGCGTTCGTCGGCGGCTCGACGTGGCGGCAGTACGGCTCGCTCTCGCGCGCCGAGCGCCGTGCGGCCGTGCTGCAGGGCTTCGCGCGGATGTTCGGCGACAAGGCGCTCAAGCCCATCGAATACACCGAGCACGACTGGACCCACGAGCGCTGGACCCGCGGCGGCCCGGTCGCGATCTACCCGCCCCGCGTGATGGCGACCTACGGACACCACATCCACCGGCCCTACGGGCGCGTGCACTGGGCCGGCACCGAGACCTCGACCTACTGGACCGGCTACATGGACGGGGCCGTGCGCTCGGGCAAGCGTGCGGCCGTCGAGGTGCTGGAGAAGCTGTGA